A single window of Mycolicibacterium aurum DNA harbors:
- a CDS encoding SDR family NAD(P)-dependent oxidoreductase translates to MSSVLVAGGATGIGAAAVRAFRRRGDRVLLADRNEEAGKALVAEDLPGEASFLRSDFTESDAAQAAVEAAVSFNVGSLDAVFYNAAVLEARPLGEWTAQDWDRSAAVNLRAPFLMAQAAAPHLRKSDTGRVILTSSTGAFRGHAGMPAYHATKAGLLGMVRALADELGPDGVTVNAVCPGWVDTPFNSAFWGHQQDPARALEELTEQIPLRRQADPDDMTGLLLFLASSASSYITGQALVIDGGYTSV, encoded by the coding sequence GTGAGTAGCGTCCTCGTTGCGGGCGGCGCGACGGGCATCGGGGCGGCCGCGGTCCGCGCCTTCCGTCGGCGCGGTGACCGGGTGCTGCTCGCCGACCGCAACGAGGAGGCCGGCAAAGCCCTCGTCGCCGAAGATCTCCCGGGCGAGGCCTCGTTCCTGCGTAGCGACTTCACCGAGAGCGACGCCGCGCAGGCCGCGGTCGAGGCCGCGGTCAGCTTCAACGTCGGGTCTCTCGACGCGGTCTTCTACAACGCGGCAGTGCTGGAGGCGCGGCCTCTCGGCGAATGGACCGCGCAGGACTGGGACCGCAGCGCGGCGGTGAACCTCCGCGCGCCGTTCCTGATGGCGCAGGCCGCCGCACCACACCTGCGCAAGTCCGACACCGGCCGCGTCATTCTCACCTCGTCGACGGGGGCGTTCCGTGGGCACGCGGGCATGCCGGCCTACCACGCCACCAAGGCAGGACTCCTCGGCATGGTGCGCGCCCTAGCCGACGAACTCGGCCCCGACGGTGTGACGGTCAACGCCGTCTGCCCTGGATGGGTGGACACGCCCTTCAACAGCGCGTTCTGGGGTCACCAGCAGGACCCCGCCCGGGCCCTCGAAGAGCTCACCGAGCAGATCCCGCTGCGCCGACAGGCCGACCCCGATGACATGACCGGCCTACTGCTGTTCCTCGCCTCCTCCGCGTCGTCGTACATCACCGGGCAGGCACTGGTGATCGACGGCGGCTATACCTCCGTCTGA
- a CDS encoding ABC transporter substrate-binding protein, which produces MVTVVVAAALAIGSSACSAEESVNNAATSDLAIDKTTCESLAQKYPGLNGKELTVGISPAPANYSTSDPKNPANVIGIEPDLLNAAGQCLGFTTTYSKLDFAGLVPALQSGRIDLVAAGMYSSEERVKQVDFVDYMKASEAALVAAGNPKKIESLADVCGNTAALVVGTVENAILEKQSKDCEASGSAPLKTLNFPSIDRAQSALAQGEADIVLTDAGVTAYLAERAPDKLAVGFDLPTDFHFGFGVSKNATELRDGLNAALGQMYADGGLQKAMKRWGFSPNQELQPAVVTS; this is translated from the coding sequence ATGGTGACCGTGGTCGTCGCTGCTGCACTCGCCATCGGCTCCAGTGCCTGCTCGGCTGAGGAATCGGTGAACAACGCTGCGACCAGCGACCTCGCGATCGACAAGACGACGTGCGAGTCGCTGGCCCAGAAGTATCCCGGACTCAACGGCAAGGAGCTGACAGTCGGGATCTCGCCGGCGCCCGCGAACTATTCGACGTCGGACCCGAAGAACCCGGCCAACGTCATCGGGATCGAACCGGACTTATTGAATGCGGCCGGACAGTGCCTCGGTTTCACCACCACGTACTCCAAGCTGGACTTCGCCGGGCTCGTGCCGGCACTGCAGTCCGGCCGCATCGATCTGGTGGCGGCCGGGATGTACTCCTCGGAAGAGCGGGTCAAGCAGGTGGACTTCGTGGACTACATGAAGGCCAGTGAGGCGGCGCTCGTCGCCGCCGGGAACCCGAAGAAGATCGAAAGCCTGGCCGATGTCTGCGGGAACACCGCCGCGCTGGTGGTCGGAACGGTCGAGAACGCGATCCTGGAGAAGCAGAGCAAGGACTGCGAGGCGTCCGGGAGCGCGCCACTCAAGACGCTGAACTTTCCGAGTATCGACCGCGCGCAGAGTGCGTTGGCGCAGGGTGAAGCCGACATCGTGCTGACCGATGCAGGCGTCACGGCGTATCTCGCCGAGCGCGCCCCGGATAAACTGGCCGTCGGCTTCGACCTGCCGACCGACTTCCACTTCGGTTTCGGCGTCAGCAAGAACGCCACCGAGCTGCGGGACGGGCTGAACGCGGCGCTGGGGCAGATGTACGCCGACGGCGGCCTGCAGAAAGCGATGAAGCGCTGGGGCTTCTCCCCCAACCAGGAGCTCCAGCCCGCCGTCGTCACCAGCTGA
- a CDS encoding N-acyl homoserine lactonase family protein has translation MAGQASRMFVLQYGAERVPRSLSLRDGPSDLGWEPLYGVLVDTAEGWVLFDTGMGRAALDADETQDSYRAAAVDAGADPDRPTWSLHPTPPDPTRWNWGLAGDPLVEALATVGLAVGDLHLAVISHLHLDHSGGIPLLAEAGVPVAVHRAELEFAQSGRAVFEEGFHAPDWSDPRTRWESLDGDADVAPGVTVLSTPGHTPGHVSLLVELPETGTWIFAADAADLGQNLLDRVPCGYCAGGSVEDEAAASSSLERLLAAAADADARLIPGHDQLMFNAVRHPRAGHR, from the coding sequence ATGGCTGGTCAGGCGTCACGGATGTTCGTGCTGCAGTACGGCGCGGAACGGGTGCCTCGGTCCCTGTCGCTGCGGGACGGACCGTCCGACCTCGGGTGGGAGCCGTTGTACGGGGTGCTGGTCGACACCGCCGAAGGCTGGGTGCTGTTCGACACCGGAATGGGCCGCGCCGCCCTCGACGCCGACGAGACCCAGGACAGCTACCGGGCCGCCGCCGTGGACGCCGGTGCAGATCCGGACCGGCCCACCTGGTCGCTGCACCCCACGCCCCCCGACCCGACCCGGTGGAACTGGGGTCTCGCGGGTGATCCTCTGGTCGAGGCGCTGGCCACGGTCGGCCTCGCGGTCGGCGATCTGCACCTGGCCGTGATCAGCCATCTGCATCTGGATCATTCCGGGGGCATCCCGTTGCTGGCCGAGGCAGGTGTGCCGGTCGCAGTTCACCGGGCGGAGCTCGAGTTCGCCCAAAGTGGACGGGCCGTGTTCGAGGAAGGCTTCCACGCACCCGATTGGTCCGATCCGCGCACGCGCTGGGAGTCCCTTGACGGCGACGCCGACGTCGCGCCCGGGGTCACCGTCCTGTCCACTCCGGGGCACACCCCGGGCCATGTCTCGCTGCTCGTCGAGCTGCCCGAGACCGGCACGTGGATCTTCGCCGCGGACGCCGCGGACCTGGGTCAGAACCTGCTCGACCGGGTGCCGTGCGGCTACTGCGCAGGCGGTTCCGTCGAGGACGAGGCTGCGGCGTCCTCGTCCCTTGAGCGGCTACTCGCCGCGGCAGCAGACGCCGATGCCCGCCTGATTCCCGGGCACGACCAGCTGATGTTCAACGCCGTACGGCACCCCCGAGCAGGCCACCGCTAG
- a CDS encoding YaeQ family protein produces MALSATVFKVELGVSDVDHGYYADHTLTVARHPSETDERMVVRLLAFGLRAHRLSDVDGELAFGAGLSTPGVPDLRLADYTGRILEWINVGQPDERVLGKAASQADQVLLFPFAAGVATWWRTVGPKVAGLANLSVVQIPHPPVQQLAQAVDRRFSAQVMVMEGQVTMTVGGVDVTFTPEPLE; encoded by the coding sequence GTGGCCCTTTCTGCGACGGTGTTCAAAGTCGAACTTGGCGTTTCCGACGTCGATCATGGTTACTACGCCGATCACACGCTGACCGTGGCCCGTCATCCCAGTGAGACCGATGAGCGGATGGTGGTGCGGTTGTTGGCGTTCGGGCTGCGCGCACACCGGCTCAGCGACGTTGACGGTGAGTTGGCGTTCGGCGCCGGTCTGTCCACCCCTGGCGTACCGGACTTACGGCTCGCCGACTACACGGGCCGGATCCTGGAATGGATCAACGTCGGCCAGCCTGACGAACGCGTCTTGGGCAAGGCGGCCAGCCAGGCCGATCAGGTGCTGCTGTTCCCGTTCGCCGCCGGCGTGGCCACCTGGTGGCGCACCGTGGGACCGAAAGTGGCTGGGCTCGCGAACCTGTCGGTGGTGCAGATACCGCACCCGCCGGTGCAGCAACTGGCCCAGGCTGTCGATCGACGGTTTTCGGCGCAGGTGATGGTGATGGAAGGCCAGGTGACCATGACCGTGGGCGGAGTCGACGTCACCTTCACGCCCGAGCCGTTGGAGTGA
- a CDS encoding GntR family transcriptional regulator, with translation MSITSPSAPAFPANATLTTRVHDALETAIIAGELKPGERIHADVLAAQFGMSRIPVREALRSLHEAGWVDIKPRHGVHVRERTAEELGELFEFRAVVEGVVARWAALRRTDADLDLLAARIKESRDASDERASGAGFYAALRAAARNSVLATTSAALEKRARFYFSTVAHELGEDWRHVHEEVLEHVRAQDADAAERVAHQHIEDTGTAVAALLFEK, from the coding sequence GTGAGCATTACTTCGCCGTCGGCGCCCGCGTTCCCGGCGAACGCCACGCTGACCACCCGCGTCCATGACGCCCTGGAGACAGCGATCATCGCGGGCGAGCTCAAGCCCGGCGAACGGATCCACGCCGACGTGCTGGCCGCTCAGTTCGGCATGAGCCGCATCCCTGTCCGCGAGGCGCTGCGATCGTTGCACGAAGCAGGCTGGGTCGACATCAAGCCGCGGCACGGTGTGCACGTCCGGGAGCGGACGGCCGAGGAACTCGGTGAGCTCTTCGAATTTCGCGCCGTGGTCGAGGGCGTCGTGGCCCGATGGGCCGCGCTGCGCCGCACCGACGCCGATCTCGACCTGCTCGCCGCCCGTATCAAGGAGAGCAGGGACGCCAGCGACGAGCGTGCCTCCGGCGCCGGCTTCTACGCCGCGCTGCGCGCCGCGGCGAGGAACTCGGTGCTCGCCACCACCTCGGCGGCCCTGGAGAAGCGGGCGCGGTTCTACTTCTCCACCGTCGCGCACGAACTCGGCGAGGACTGGCGGCACGTCCACGAAGAGGTGCTCGAGCACGTGCGCGCACAAGACGCCGACGCGGCCGAGCGCGTGGCGCATCAGCACATCGAAGACACCGGAACAGCGGTCGCCGCCCTGCTGTTCGAGAAGTGA
- a CDS encoding gamma-glutamyltransferase yields MPQSGHCATLATGARGAASTAHPLATQAAVQVLNHGGSAADAAVAAQAVICVVLPQAAGLGGDLLALVHDRDHVAAVNGTGLSPQGLDAAPRDSGGSSVTVPGLVDGWLTVSSRWGRLPLEVVLTPAIELARRGVVPDPDLVAAVVQQRARLEDGGAADWSLLTAATHGRPWMQPELARLLEGIARQGRDAFYAGSGAAAVVDAVRRCGGTLALSDLAEHETPCPTTLSVAWGAGLVHVQPPMSQGVLLAMALQQVRRLESRGVPVDDHLLVEVTGAAFEHRSSCRHGEELLDLDLAVDLERASGRAGPRAYLHTAGVATADATGQVVSSLVSVFDDFGSGVFVPELGIVLNNRAAGFTDGDNAAAPGKRPVHTLAPAMVTSPDGVLGIATPGADGQVQTLLQVLTAATITGTPLQDAVGALRWRSQNGDLLIEEGHPGDDALVARGHRVVARDAGADLFGAVVAAGTRPEPFAIADWRRQTDTRGLT; encoded by the coding sequence TTGCCCCAGTCCGGCCATTGCGCCACGCTCGCCACAGGAGCGCGAGGCGCCGCATCCACGGCGCACCCGCTGGCCACGCAGGCCGCCGTCCAGGTGCTGAACCACGGCGGCAGCGCGGCGGATGCCGCGGTCGCCGCGCAGGCCGTGATCTGCGTGGTGCTGCCGCAGGCGGCAGGCCTCGGTGGCGACCTGCTCGCGCTCGTGCACGACCGCGACCACGTGGCCGCGGTGAACGGGACCGGGCTGAGTCCGCAGGGACTGGACGCGGCGCCCCGCGACTCCGGAGGCTCCTCGGTGACGGTCCCCGGCCTCGTCGACGGTTGGCTGACCGTGAGCTCGCGATGGGGACGTCTACCGCTGGAGGTTGTCCTGACGCCGGCGATCGAGCTCGCCCGCCGCGGCGTCGTCCCCGACCCTGACCTTGTCGCGGCCGTCGTTCAGCAGCGGGCCCGCCTGGAAGACGGCGGCGCGGCGGACTGGTCGCTGTTGACCGCCGCGACGCACGGTCGCCCGTGGATGCAGCCCGAGCTGGCCCGCCTGCTCGAGGGCATTGCCCGCCAGGGACGCGACGCCTTCTATGCGGGTTCTGGCGCAGCTGCCGTCGTCGACGCCGTGCGCCGCTGCGGCGGAACACTCGCCCTCTCAGATCTGGCGGAACACGAGACTCCCTGTCCAACAACGCTTTCGGTGGCCTGGGGCGCGGGACTCGTGCACGTCCAGCCGCCGATGTCACAGGGAGTGCTGCTCGCCATGGCGCTGCAGCAGGTGCGCCGCCTCGAGTCGCGGGGCGTGCCCGTCGACGACCACCTGCTCGTCGAGGTCACGGGGGCGGCCTTCGAGCACCGCTCGTCGTGTCGACACGGCGAAGAACTCCTCGATCTGGACCTCGCCGTCGACCTCGAGCGCGCCTCGGGACGCGCGGGCCCGCGGGCCTATCTGCACACCGCCGGCGTGGCGACGGCCGACGCCACGGGCCAGGTCGTCTCGTCGCTGGTGAGCGTCTTCGACGACTTCGGTTCCGGGGTGTTCGTGCCCGAGCTGGGCATCGTGCTGAACAACCGGGCGGCGGGGTTCACCGACGGCGACAACGCCGCGGCCCCGGGCAAGCGGCCGGTGCACACGCTCGCACCGGCAATGGTGACCTCGCCCGACGGCGTGCTCGGCATCGCGACTCCCGGGGCGGACGGTCAGGTCCAGACGCTGCTGCAGGTGCTCACCGCGGCGACCATCACCGGAACGCCGTTGCAGGACGCCGTCGGCGCGCTGCGGTGGCGCAGTCAGAACGGCGATCTGCTCATCGAAGAGGGCCACCCCGGCGACGACGCACTGGTTGCCCGCGGGCATCGCGTGGTCGCTCGGGACGCCGGTGCCGACCTGTTCGGCGCCGTCGTGGCCGCCGGCACCCGGCCCGAACCTTTTGCGATCGCCGACTGGCGACGCCAGACCGACACCCGAGGATTGACATGA
- a CDS encoding amino acid ABC transporter ATP-binding protein: MPSDRADDAHFVSCRNVHKAYEGREILTGVDLDVRQGEVVVLMGPSGSGKSTMLRLINHLEDVDDGEVLVDGRHVGYELKDGTLRPVSRLSQARADARIGMVFQHFNLFDHLTVLDNICIAPVRVYGRDPKETRELALALLRDVGLERHAHHLPHRLSGGQQQRVAIARALAIAPKLMLFDEPTSALDPELVGEVLQVIRRLAEAGMTMLVVTHEVRFAREVADRVVFMDGGKVVEQGSPEDVLDRPTQPRTQRFLNLVAQTGGA; the protein is encoded by the coding sequence GTGCCGTCGGACAGGGCCGACGACGCTCACTTCGTCTCCTGCCGCAACGTGCACAAGGCCTACGAGGGACGCGAGATCCTCACGGGCGTCGACCTCGACGTCCGCCAGGGCGAGGTCGTCGTGCTGATGGGGCCAAGCGGGTCGGGTAAGAGCACCATGCTGCGGCTTATCAATCACCTCGAGGACGTCGACGACGGAGAGGTACTCGTCGACGGGCGCCACGTCGGCTACGAGCTCAAGGACGGCACGCTGCGGCCCGTGAGCCGGCTCTCCCAGGCGCGGGCCGACGCCCGCATCGGCATGGTGTTCCAGCACTTCAACCTGTTCGACCATCTGACGGTGCTCGACAACATCTGCATCGCCCCGGTGCGGGTTTACGGCCGGGATCCCAAAGAGACGCGCGAGCTCGCCCTGGCACTGCTGCGCGACGTCGGCCTCGAGCGACACGCACACCACCTGCCGCACCGGCTCTCGGGCGGGCAGCAGCAGCGGGTCGCGATCGCGCGCGCCCTGGCCATCGCGCCCAAGCTGATGCTCTTCGACGAACCCACCTCAGCTCTGGACCCCGAGCTGGTCGGCGAAGTGCTGCAGGTGATCCGGCGTCTGGCCGAGGCCGGGATGACGATGCTGGTCGTCACGCACGAGGTGCGCTTCGCCCGCGAGGTCGCTGACCGCGTGGTGTTCATGGATGGGGGCAAGGTCGTCGAGCAGGGATCGCCCGAAGACGTTCTCGACCGACCCACGCAGCCGCGCACCCAGCGGTTCCTCAACCTCGTGGCCCAGACCGGAGGTGCCTGA
- a CDS encoding GlcG/HbpS family heme-binding protein produces MTQLVAAGSTVGASDLVQTPDMSLAVAELMLAEVKARASAQGLRLAAAVVDRGGNLVAAMRMDHAQLGASSLALDKAVTAVSFGMPTAAWIHSSAPGGSDWGLAHTLGGRAIVFPGGVPVFAGTHLVGGLGVSGAASETDAACAALAVQGQGLEVDAEETP; encoded by the coding sequence ATGACTCAGCTCGTGGCCGCGGGGAGCACTGTCGGGGCGTCCGACCTGGTGCAGACGCCCGACATGTCGCTCGCGGTCGCCGAGCTCATGCTCGCGGAGGTCAAGGCGCGCGCATCGGCCCAGGGGCTGCGATTGGCCGCGGCCGTCGTCGACCGCGGCGGCAACCTGGTGGCCGCCATGCGCATGGACCACGCCCAGCTCGGCGCGAGCTCACTGGCCCTCGACAAGGCGGTGACAGCGGTCTCCTTCGGCATGCCGACCGCGGCCTGGATCCACAGCAGCGCCCCCGGCGGAAGTGACTGGGGACTGGCGCACACCCTCGGCGGCCGGGCGATCGTCTTCCCCGGCGGCGTTCCGGTGTTCGCCGGGACGCACCTGGTCGGCGGGTTGGGCGTCAGCGGAGCCGCCTCCGAGACCGACGCGGCCTGCGCCGCGCTGGCGGTGCAGGGCCAGGGACTCGAAGTCGACGCCGAGGAGACCCCGTGA
- a CDS encoding GAF domain-containing protein: protein MSPAEPFATDSTPALSSLAPQLEALASRLGVKSVLVMRSEPDAMVVAATAGEATQHYTVGAAGKKAGEDTGRTPLYCERVVNTDDELYVQDSRVDETFAGNEDETEFGLHNYLGLAVHDNDGHVVGTVCVLDDTAREYSDEERAELRKVRAEVEEIVAKDAGALGHD from the coding sequence ATGTCCCCAGCTGAGCCTTTCGCAACAGATTCCACTCCGGCGCTGTCCTCGCTTGCCCCTCAACTCGAGGCGCTGGCTTCACGCCTGGGCGTGAAGTCCGTCCTGGTGATGCGTTCCGAACCGGACGCCATGGTGGTCGCAGCCACCGCCGGTGAGGCCACTCAGCACTACACGGTGGGCGCGGCCGGGAAGAAAGCCGGAGAGGACACCGGCCGGACACCGCTGTACTGCGAACGGGTCGTCAACACCGACGACGAGCTGTATGTCCAGGATTCGCGGGTGGATGAGACTTTCGCGGGCAACGAAGACGAGACCGAGTTCGGTCTGCACAACTATCTGGGTCTGGCGGTGCACGACAACGACGGTCACGTGGTGGGGACGGTCTGCGTGCTCGACGACACTGCACGTGAGTACTCGGACGAGGAACGCGCCGAGTTGCGCAAGGTGCGGGCCGAAGTCGAGGAGATCGTGGCGAAGGACGCCGGCGCCCTCGGTCACGACTGA
- a CDS encoding flavin-containing monooxygenase, producing the protein MSVASPPRVAIIGAGFAGIVTAIKLQRAGIDYVIFERSEGVGGTWWENRYPGAETDAASHLYAYSFAPYDWSRTHVRRAEIQEYLEHVAESFGVMDSIRFKETVDSVTWDDARCEYVVQTAAGESERFAFVVSAVGLFASPKFPVWPGLEDFSGEVVHTAEWDEALDVTGKNVAVVGTGSSAAQVVPTVAPHARSVTVYQRQPGWVLPKGDRDFAAWERRLFSVPLTQRLNRIRLYVRQERREWHGAVFRAGSRMNRRWENKARSYLAEVFAERPDLAEALLPDYPFAGKRTVVTSDFYPSLLRDDVHLVPKAVVSCTSTGIIDSDGDERKADVLVLATGYEATRFLASLQVRGPNGADLNTVWGPDPYALAGLMVPGFPNFFIMYGPNTNGGLTVSNFEHEADFIVTQITRVLRKGKSQVDARGSVVSAYNRWVQHRISSTAWVDGSNYFASSTGRIVTQWPEGAAVYALMLLMLRRLGTRVS; encoded by the coding sequence ATGTCCGTGGCCAGCCCGCCCCGCGTCGCGATCATCGGCGCCGGCTTCGCCGGCATCGTCACCGCCATCAAACTGCAGCGGGCCGGGATCGACTACGTGATCTTCGAGCGTTCCGAGGGCGTCGGCGGAACCTGGTGGGAGAACCGCTATCCGGGCGCGGAGACCGACGCCGCGTCGCACCTGTACGCCTACTCGTTCGCGCCGTACGACTGGAGCCGCACCCACGTCCGCCGCGCCGAGATCCAGGAGTACCTCGAGCACGTGGCCGAGTCGTTCGGCGTCATGGACTCGATCCGCTTCAAGGAGACCGTGGATTCCGTGACGTGGGACGACGCGCGCTGCGAGTACGTCGTGCAGACCGCCGCGGGCGAGAGTGAGCGGTTCGCCTTCGTGGTGTCCGCCGTCGGCCTGTTCGCCTCCCCCAAGTTCCCGGTGTGGCCCGGGCTCGAGGACTTCAGCGGCGAGGTGGTGCACACCGCCGAGTGGGACGAGGCGCTCGACGTCACGGGCAAGAACGTCGCCGTGGTCGGAACCGGGTCCAGCGCCGCGCAGGTGGTGCCCACGGTGGCGCCGCACGCCCGGTCCGTCACCGTCTACCAGCGCCAGCCCGGATGGGTACTGCCCAAGGGGGACCGCGACTTCGCCGCGTGGGAGCGGCGGCTCTTCTCCGTGCCACTCACTCAGCGCCTGAACCGGATTCGCCTCTACGTGCGTCAGGAGCGCCGCGAATGGCACGGCGCGGTGTTCCGCGCCGGCAGCAGGATGAACCGGCGCTGGGAGAACAAGGCCCGCAGCTACCTGGCCGAGGTGTTCGCCGAGCGCCCCGACCTCGCCGAGGCGCTGCTGCCCGACTACCCGTTCGCCGGAAAACGGACGGTGGTCACCAGCGACTTCTACCCGTCGCTGCTGCGCGACGACGTGCACCTGGTGCCGAAAGCCGTGGTCTCGTGCACGAGCACCGGGATCATCGACAGCGACGGCGACGAGCGCAAGGCCGACGTATTGGTGCTGGCCACCGGCTACGAGGCGACGAGATTCCTTGCTTCGCTGCAGGTTCGGGGCCCCAACGGGGCCGACCTGAACACCGTGTGGGGACCCGACCCGTACGCGCTGGCGGGGCTGATGGTCCCCGGGTTCCCGAACTTCTTCATCATGTACGGCCCCAACACCAACGGCGGGCTCACGGTCTCGAACTTCGAGCACGAGGCGGACTTCATCGTCACGCAGATCACGCGCGTGCTGCGGAAGGGCAAGTCCCAGGTGGACGCGCGTGGCAGCGTGGTGAGCGCGTACAACCGATGGGTTCAGCACCGCATCAGCAGCACCGCCTGGGTCGACGGCAGTAACTACTTCGCCTCGTCCACCGGCCGGATCGTGACGCAGTGGCCGGAGGGCGCCGCGGTGTACGCCCTGATGCTGTTGATGCTCAGGCGGCTCGGCACGCGAGTGTCCTGA
- a CDS encoding FixH family protein — translation MSRQRLVVVAALAAAIAGAGIWLLWPKPMHDSVATATAGPYRVQLTGEPPKVGISPVTVEITGNEGQSPTPDSVTFEPAMPHMGHATRPVAAAAQGGGRYRADVDLSMAGQWDITVRIAAGDQVHEAVLSVTTNG, via the coding sequence GTGAGTCGCCAGCGCCTCGTCGTCGTCGCCGCGCTCGCCGCCGCCATCGCCGGGGCCGGAATCTGGTTGCTGTGGCCGAAACCGATGCACGACAGCGTGGCCACCGCGACGGCAGGACCGTACCGTGTGCAGCTGACCGGCGAGCCACCGAAAGTCGGAATCAGCCCGGTCACCGTCGAGATAACCGGCAACGAGGGCCAGTCCCCCACGCCGGACTCGGTCACCTTCGAACCCGCGATGCCCCACATGGGCCATGCCACAAGACCTGTGGCCGCCGCGGCCCAAGGCGGCGGCCGGTACCGCGCCGACGTGGACCTTTCCATGGCCGGGCAATGGGACATCACAGTCCGCATCGCCGCCGGCGACCAAGTGCACGAAGCAGTTCTGAGCGTCACCACCAACGGTTAG
- a CDS encoding M20/M25/M40 family metallo-hydrolase, which yields MRRNGLTAQLLHSAEEQREAIVSLCAELVAAPSVNPDGDTRAVADVVSRALNAREICSRQEHLVPSMPSVVAEIDSGRPGPHLVLNVHLDTMPPGDESTWTQPVWELTRTDGRLYGLGMGNMKGAVAAMITAAALLSEHRDSWCGRITFTAVSDEVVFGDNGAAYLLREHPDLLGDALICGEGPGFRRLALGEKGVLWVAVTADGPAGHSSAVQRGHSASARIAQAVAQIDDLTGLTGSLPPELAAMATSGDDPDPGLVLTANVGTVSAGTFVGQMATAATAEVDLRLPPGITAEDALALVESTVKDIESVRVRRLKGWDANWTAPEAPLTRAWNVASRAVIDAPPTYAIRLPASDASRWRRQGVQALCYGPQPTWSAGIDDYADEDEVVRCAALYALTAVEYLRAP from the coding sequence ATGAGACGCAACGGCCTGACGGCGCAGCTGCTGCACAGCGCCGAGGAGCAGCGCGAGGCAATCGTCAGCCTGTGCGCGGAGCTGGTGGCTGCTCCCAGCGTGAACCCCGACGGAGACACCCGGGCGGTGGCCGACGTGGTGTCGCGAGCACTCAACGCACGCGAAATATGCTCTCGTCAGGAACATCTGGTCCCGAGCATGCCGTCGGTGGTGGCCGAGATCGACTCAGGTCGACCGGGTCCCCACCTCGTCCTCAACGTCCACCTCGACACGATGCCGCCGGGCGACGAATCCACCTGGACCCAACCGGTGTGGGAGCTGACACGCACCGACGGGCGGCTCTACGGCCTGGGCATGGGAAACATGAAGGGGGCAGTGGCGGCGATGATCACCGCCGCGGCTCTGCTCAGCGAGCATCGCGATTCCTGGTGCGGCAGAATCACGTTCACCGCGGTCAGCGACGAGGTGGTCTTCGGGGACAACGGAGCCGCCTATCTTCTGCGTGAACACCCCGATCTGCTGGGCGACGCACTCATCTGCGGCGAAGGGCCCGGCTTCCGCCGTCTGGCGCTCGGCGAGAAGGGCGTGCTCTGGGTCGCGGTGACCGCCGATGGTCCGGCCGGCCACTCGTCCGCCGTGCAGCGCGGCCACTCGGCCTCGGCGCGCATCGCCCAGGCGGTGGCCCAGATCGACGACCTCACCGGGTTGACCGGGTCGCTGCCACCGGAGTTGGCTGCGATGGCCACGTCGGGTGACGACCCGGATCCGGGCCTGGTCCTGACGGCGAACGTCGGCACCGTGTCGGCCGGCACCTTCGTCGGCCAGATGGCCACCGCTGCCACCGCGGAAGTCGACCTGCGACTGCCGCCCGGCATCACCGCGGAAGACGCCCTGGCGCTGGTCGAGAGCACCGTCAAGGACATCGAGTCGGTGCGGGTCCGCCGGCTCAAGGGCTGGGACGCCAACTGGACCGCGCCGGAGGCACCGCTGACCCGCGCCTGGAACGTCGCCTCCCGTGCCGTCATCGACGCCCCGCCGACCTACGCCATCCGACTACCCGCAAGCGACGCCAGCCGCTGGCGCCGCCAGGGGGTCCAGGCGCTCTGCTACGGGCCGCAGCCGACATGGTCCGCCGGCATCGACGACTACGCCGACGAGGACGAGGTCGTGCGGTGCGCCGCGCTGTACGCGCTGACCGCCGTGGAGTACCTGCGCGCGCCGTGA